The Sporosarcina sp. Te-1 DNA window CCTCTATTAAACGAAATTATGAGCGTGCTTTAGAAAAGTGGGAAGCAAAACAATCAAAAGAATCAAAAGAATCGACTACAAAGGACAATACTGAAGTAGAGCAAACTACTGAAGTGAACACATCTACGCAGCCAGTCGAAGAAAAAGAACAAGTTACAGCTGAAGAATCTGTAAAAAAAGAAGTAAAAACGCAAGCGCAAATCAATGCAGAGTTAAAGGCGGAGCGTAAAGCTTTACAAGCGAAGCAAAAGGAAGAACTCCGAGTGCAAAAAGAAAAGCAAAAAACAGAGTTCCAAGCTCTTAAAGTAGAGCAGAAAACAGTACGAGCAGAAGTGAAAGTCGAACAGAAAGCGGCACGGGCAGAGTTGAAGCTGGAGCGGAAAGTGGAAAAAGCAAAAAAACAAGTTGAGAAAAAAGAGAATCACAAGTAAAAGTTACCAGGCAAAACAGCTTTTCAATACCCGGTGCACCCATTACAATCATAAGCAATCGGGTTTAGTGGGACGGAGGGTATGTATGTTCTTAGCATTAATTCAAGGAATGTTTCATAGCAAAAAAACAGACCATACATTACACAAGCTAGTATATAAGGCGAAAAAAGGGGATGAGGAGGTCATGAATGACCTCCTCTCCACTTATACGCCATTTATGAAAAAAACAGCTTCATTCGTTTGCAGTCGACACATCGATGAACATGACGATGAATTTAGCGTAGCAATGAATGCATTTCATGAAGCGATTTTAAAGTTCGAGACGACACATTATGCTTCATTGACGACGTTTGCACATTTGATCATGAAGAGACGACTCATTGATTTCATTAGAAAAGAAACAGCCTATAATACTCCCGTAATTTATGCGGGTGAAAGCAAGGAATCGGATCCATACGCTCACGAGCAACATCCGATTTTTAATAAGATATCTATACAACAGCATACAGAGGATCATCGGTCCCAGGAAAGAAAAGATGAGATAAAGCGTTATAACGAAGTGCTTAAAAAATACGGACTATCGTTTAATGAACTTAGTCGAACATCGCCAAAGCATGCGGATGCCAGAAGAACTGCCATCCAAATTGCGCAAATCGTTGCTGAAACGCCCACTTTTTATGAGTCCGTCATTCAAAGGAAACGGCTCCCAATCAAAGAGCTGGAGGGCTTAGTGGATGTATCGAGAAAAACAATAGAGCGGCAAAGGAAATATATTCTTGCCATCGTTCTGTTATTGAAAGGCGATTTTACATACATACAGGAATACGTTAAAGGGGACGTCATATGATGCGTACAAATAGAGGCATTGTTTGTGAGAAGAAAACTGCATATACGGTATTCTTGACGAACGAGGGAAATTTTGTACGTGGATATCCTATCGGCGATTCTCCTGAAATTGGTCAAGAGGTGGAATTTCACCAAATTAAGACTTTCTGTTTTCCTAAAAAACCCTTACTATATGGCCCTGTTTTCGCTGTTGCCATGCTACTGGTGATTCTTTTTGCCTCACTGTACCCTGGAAATGAGAAGGCCTTGGCTTATGTTCAAGTGGAGTCGATGACTGCACTGGAATTCGGCGTCGATCAACATGGCACAGTCGTAGACTATCATCAATTTGGCGATCCGCAAAAGCTGCTATCTGAAACAATGCTTTCCGAATGGGTTGGACTGCCAATCCACAATGTCCTTGGGAAGGCGACACGTGAGATAACTGATGGAAATAGTGCCGAGGAGTTGGTCGTGACACTTGTTTATGAGGATAGTAAAAAAAGCGAAAAGATGAAAGACATTATGAATCATGCAATCAAAACAGCTCGCAGCAGCCAGCAAGAAGTGAATTTGAAGGTGGTTGAAAGCTCCGAACAGGAACGAATTCAAGCGAAGAAAAGAGATACCTCCATTCAGCAATATAAAAAGCAACAAGACATTCAGTCGAAGACCCATAGTTTCAATACAGCTAAAAAACAAGAAGCAGAAAGCGAAAAGAAAGTAAAAAAGCACAACGCGAAACAAATCCAGAGAGAACAGTCTATTCAACCGCAAACCGGACCGGAAGTTCGACAGAATGGACAGAAGAACACAAATAAAGACATCATAGAGAAAGAGCCATCTGAAAATAATCCTTCCAGAGGAGTTGCCGAAAAACGCCAGAATCACTCCAGAAAAACAGAGCCGGTCGATACAGGAAAAGAAATCAAAAGCAATGCACAAAAGAATCCTGCTGGCAAAGGGAAGAAAACAAAGAATCCGGAATCTCAGAATCATCCTGGCAAAGGGAATCAAAAAGGTAAAGAAAATCCATCAGGAAAATAAGAACAGAAACCAGATAAAGCTTCTCCTATTGAAATACACCCCAAAAGTTAGAGGCAAAAACCTAACTTTTGGGGTGTTTTAATTTAAAGTTACTTAATTAATATTTTTATTTCATTCTGTTGTTCGTTTACTAATTCATCAAGAAATTCATCTAGTTCCTCATTGTATACTGCTAATTCTTCACCATTGAATGGGACTAGTTCACGGAATGCTTTTTGCGTATATTCCATTATATACAAACTTCTTTCGCTTGTAATCTCTAGGTACTCTTTAAAATTTTCATCAGTTTTCATGCCTAACTTTCGAGCCTGTGATTTTATAAACTCACGCTCGGATTTTTCCATTTCAATGTCATCAAGAGATGTCGTTGCCACTGCTTTCTTCATCGAATCGATTTTATCAGACAGGTCCAAATTCATTTTTTTAGCTTCCTGTATCATTAATTCTACGCGTACAGCATCATCAATTCTGCTCAATACATCTTGGTCAGCATTTAAGAAACGTAATTCACCTATCGTAATTTCCTTATCTCCCACAATTGCCGCAATATCACTGTCTTTATAACCTTCTAGGCTAGCCTGTTTGTTATTATCATAGCCTATGAGTGGAATAACTAAGCATATGGTCATTATAAAAAGAGAGATTCTCTTCAAGAAAACACTTCCCTTCCAAAATACCTTGCTACTCTAAATACGTTCGTTTTTGTTAGAAGGTTACAATATTTCGGATTACTAGTCTGATTTCTGTACGCCAATCACGGCAATCAATTTCAAGTGAGGATTTTTAAATAACAGTAATGTCCGATTGAAAGAGCTGCTTGTATCAAATCTATGATGAATATATCAATTCCTTAATTCAATCAGTTATTGCTATGAAGTTGGAATTAGAAGGTTTGGCAATTTTATTAAGAGCTTTCTCAATTCAAAGCTACTAAGTTGACAGTCTAGAGAAAAAAAGATTTTATCGGGGATATTATTTCATTATATGGGGGCAATAAAGGATAACAGGAAAACCAGATAGAAGGGATCACCCTCTATCTGGTTTCATTGTTTTCGAATAACCATTCTGCTATTCGGCAGTGTCGGCAATCGCGTCATATTAATGGATAAATCCTGCCCTTGCATGACTTCATAATCCAATTCGTTTACAAAGTAGGACAGACTTGCTTTCATGATCGTTACAGTGATCTCTTCCCCCGGGCAGCGATGGCCGGTTGTCACATCACCCCCGCCTTGCGGGACAAAGTTGTACAAATCCGCTTGCTCTTCATCAAACCGTTCAGGCTTGAATTGGTAAGGATTCGTCCAACTTTCCGGGTCATGATTCGTGCCGTAGAGATCAATGAGGACGGTGTCGCCTTTTTTGAATTGGACTCCTTTCCATTGAAAATCAGTTTTCGCCATGGCGCCGAGAAATGGAGCAAACGGGTAGTAGCGGCGGACTTCTTGGGCAAAGTTCTCCAAGTAGTGATCGCCATGATGGCGTAATTTATTTTTCTCCTCTGGGAATTGGTACAAGGCGAGCATGCCAAAGACAATAAAGCGGGCGACTGCCACAATAGGTCGTATAATATTAATCAGCTCAACAGCAGCCATATGAGTATCGAGTAGGTGCCCGTTTTCGTCCCGATGAGTCGCCATTGCTTCCAATGCACTTCCATTGTGTGGAATTGCCCCTTGACGATACTCCTCAATTAACGACTCAATCCATTTTTCTGTCCTGATTCGCGCGTTCCGTCCTTCGCGATACCGTGGACCAACTCCACCAAGCGCATCAATCAAGGCACCTAAATCATACGCACGTGTTGCGACTTCTGATTCCTCCAATGGTACACCAGCCCACAGGCACGCTACCTTGCACAACACTTCCTCCGCTTCATCAAACAATATGATGGGTTTGCCAGGCATCCACTTCTGGGTTCGGATTCGCCATTGTTCCAAAGTCAACTCATGCAAAAAGGAAAGTCTCTCTTTTGTCATGAGAGAGAGAAATAACGCCTTTCGTACATGGTGGGCAGCTCCATCCATCGTTTGGATGCCATTTTCCCCGAAGAGCGTCTTCTGAACACGTTTCGGTATAGCTCCGGTACGCTGAAATCGATTCGGATCATAAAATAACTTCACGGCATCCCGTCCTACCATGCAAATCATCTTCTTTCCCATCAAGCGCGTTTCAAACACTTTGGTTTGGTAGGAATCAAACCGTTTCTGCATGAAGCGGTATCCTTCCGTCAGCAAATCAAATGTATGGTCCAACCCTTTTTCAACAGGCAAGTTCATTCCATCCACTCCTCATCCTAGTGATACATAGAACATTCCCTGAATTGAGGTATATTAACATGTCTCCCTTATTACAAAATAAAAATGGTAACATTTTTATAAAATAGAATTGCTACTTTTAATAAATTCTATTAATATAGATTATATGAAAAATTAAAACAAAGGGGGAGTGGAAATGGGGAGACCGAAACGTTTACTATTCGTTAGCTTGCTATTGCTTATATTAATGCTGGCTGCGTGCAGCAGTGATGGGGAAGTGGATAAGGGGTCTGCACAGGAAGGGAATCGCGTTCTCACAATAGCGATGGGTTCGGATATTGTTAGTTTTGATATTCATAACCACAATAATACTTCCACGGAAGCAGTACATGATAACATGTTCAACTATCTATTCAAGAGAGATGACAACAATGGGATTCAGCCTGAACTCGTCGATTCCTTCGAGCAGATAGATGATCTGACTGTGCAGATGAAATTAAAAGAAGGAGTCAAATTCCACAATGGAGATCCGCTTACTTCGGAAGATGTGAAATTTACATTAGAACGTGTCGCAACCGATGAAACACTCAAGGAATTTCCGAACTATAAACAGATTAAGGAAGTTGAAATTGTTGATGACCTGACTTTTAAAGTCATTACATATGAACCG harbors:
- the sigI gene encoding RNA polymerase sigma-I factor, translated to MFLALIQGMFHSKKTDHTLHKLVYKAKKGDEEVMNDLLSTYTPFMKKTASFVCSRHIDEHDDEFSVAMNAFHEAILKFETTHYASLTTFAHLIMKRRLIDFIRKETAYNTPVIYAGESKESDPYAHEQHPIFNKISIQQHTEDHRSQERKDEIKRYNEVLKKYGLSFNELSRTSPKHADARRTAIQIAQIVAETPTFYESVIQRKRLPIKELEGLVDVSRKTIERQRKYILAIVLLLKGDFTYIQEYVKGDVI
- a CDS encoding anti-sigma factor domain-containing protein codes for the protein MMRTNRGIVCEKKTAYTVFLTNEGNFVRGYPIGDSPEIGQEVEFHQIKTFCFPKKPLLYGPVFAVAMLLVILFASLYPGNEKALAYVQVESMTALEFGVDQHGTVVDYHQFGDPQKLLSETMLSEWVGLPIHNVLGKATREITDGNSAEELVVTLVYEDSKKSEKMKDIMNHAIKTARSSQQEVNLKVVESSEQERIQAKKRDTSIQQYKKQQDIQSKTHSFNTAKKQEAESEKKVKKHNAKQIQREQSIQPQTGPEVRQNGQKNTNKDIIEKEPSENNPSRGVAEKRQNHSRKTEPVDTGKEIKSNAQKNPAGKGKKTKNPESQNHPGKGNQKGKENPSGK
- a CDS encoding cytochrome P450 produces the protein MNLPVEKGLDHTFDLLTEGYRFMQKRFDSYQTKVFETRLMGKKMICMVGRDAVKLFYDPNRFQRTGAIPKRVQKTLFGENGIQTMDGAAHHVRKALFLSLMTKERLSFLHELTLEQWRIRTQKWMPGKPIILFDEAEEVLCKVACLWAGVPLEESEVATRAYDLGALIDALGGVGPRYREGRNARIRTEKWIESLIEEYRQGAIPHNGSALEAMATHRDENGHLLDTHMAAVELINIIRPIVAVARFIVFGMLALYQFPEEKNKLRHHGDHYLENFAQEVRRYYPFAPFLGAMAKTDFQWKGVQFKKGDTVLIDLYGTNHDPESWTNPYQFKPERFDEEQADLYNFVPQGGGDVTTGHRCPGEEITVTIMKASLSYFVNELDYEVMQGQDLSINMTRLPTLPNSRMVIRKQ